One Leptospira wolbachii serovar Codice str. CDC genomic region harbors:
- a CDS encoding YcxB family protein has product MKEIKYIQKLEDQSIFSLHHHHFYGSKYQKYYPEILLFITTIISVVIFLTTYPKEINIFAILYLLINILYYVYLRLTRKRRLIKYFNKFYTAGKEFIESELTIRFEDSYIFTQYKNVESKIPYENVERLSIGTEALYVYISNIQALILPNRIFTSPTESKAIIDFLIEKNRNLKNTSK; this is encoded by the coding sequence ATGAAAGAAATAAAATATATACAAAAACTGGAAGACCAGTCTATTTTTTCCTTACACCATCATCATTTTTATGGTAGTAAATACCAGAAATATTATCCGGAAATTCTTTTGTTCATTACTACGATTATTTCTGTTGTGATATTCCTTACAACATACCCTAAAGAAATTAATATTTTCGCAATCTTATATTTGTTGATAAACATTCTTTATTATGTTTATCTGCGATTGACTAGAAAACGAAGACTCATTAAATACTTTAATAAATTTTATACTGCAGGAAAAGAGTTTATCGAATCCGAGTTAACCATTCGCTTTGAAGATTCATATATCTTCACCCAATACAAAAATGTGGAGTCAAAGATTCCCTATGAAAATGTCGAAAGATTGTCTATAGGAACGGAGGCTCTTTATGTATACATCTCTAATATCCAAGCGTTGATTTTACCAAATCGAATTTTTACTTCGCCAACGGAAAGTAAGGCGATTATTGACTTTCTAATAGAGAAAAATAGAAATTTAAAAAACACTTCCAAATGA
- a CDS encoding GAF domain-containing protein, with the protein MLSELAPNQYFSGVSLAADLADDLHSFGSARPSEQVWEQTVQTIARIPEIISTWIFEYLPESQNFRLLALHSRSEFQIAPVVSKYSVPCHHVVDSNMIFELNLVDEESFFQPLTETLPEKTSAMYLGYPIRSDIGTVIGVIGMVVEDKFKHKFKNLKLIDVIADQLSRELIQFKNEQIIAETLNTASFVKHSLAELFRLLSVKSADLTTTCRNYLQTGTKLFGLPLGLIASKIGNDWEYSLVEGNVHGIYEGKKFSKEESKFTSAHFSNSAIIRKQLLSTSVEEVRDHILEAGISCLMEYPLKVHNQTIAILGFYGRNDQKIESAELFQRVFELMGIGLANAIEKHNIGLLSKIVFLEKESPNW; encoded by the coding sequence ATGCTTTCTGAATTGGCTCCCAACCAATATTTCTCCGGGGTTTCTCTTGCTGCAGATCTTGCAGATGATTTACATTCCTTTGGTTCGGCTCGGCCATCGGAGCAGGTTTGGGAACAAACAGTGCAAACCATTGCACGTATTCCAGAAATCATTTCTACATGGATTTTTGAATATTTACCTGAATCACAAAACTTTCGTTTGTTGGCGCTTCATAGCCGTTCTGAATTTCAAATCGCACCTGTTGTGTCCAAATATTCAGTACCTTGTCATCATGTTGTAGACTCCAATATGATTTTTGAATTGAATTTGGTAGACGAGGAATCCTTTTTTCAACCTCTCACAGAAACCCTTCCAGAGAAAACATCTGCTATGTATTTGGGTTACCCCATTCGTTCCGATATTGGGACTGTGATCGGAGTGATTGGAATGGTCGTTGAAGATAAGTTCAAACATAAATTCAAAAACTTAAAACTCATCGATGTAATTGCTGATCAATTGAGTAGGGAATTGATTCAATTTAAAAATGAGCAAATAATCGCGGAAACTTTAAATACCGCATCCTTTGTGAAACATTCTTTGGCGGAATTGTTTCGTCTTCTATCTGTTAAGTCTGCTGACCTAACAACGACTTGCCGAAATTATTTACAAACAGGAACAAAACTCTTTGGATTGCCATTGGGTTTGATTGCTTCCAAAATTGGTAATGATTGGGAATACAGTTTAGTCGAAGGGAATGTACATGGAATCTATGAAGGAAAAAAGTTTTCCAAAGAAGAATCCAAGTTCACATCGGCTCATTTTTCTAATTCAGCCATTATCCGAAAGCAACTTTTGTCGACTTCCGTTGAGGAAGTCAGAGATCACATACTGGAAGCGGGAATCTCTTGTTTGATGGAATATCCATTGAAGGTTCATAACCAAACCATTGCTATTTTAGGTTTTTATGGACGGAACGATCAGAAAATTGAATCTGCTGAATTGTTCCAAAGGGTATTCGAACTTATGGGGATTGGATTAGCTAATGCAATCGAAAAACATAATATTGGTTTGTTATCAAAAATTGTGTTTTTGGAAAAAGAATCACCAAATTGGTAG
- a CDS encoding ArsR/SmtB family transcription factor produces MQTLDSTFAALADPTRREILMRLAKGESTVMELAKPFRMSQPAISRHLRVLEKAGLISTSVRAQERPRRLETAPLKVAIDWIEKYRQMWEKRYQALDGLLEELQTIQTKGDKQNEIRKRRS; encoded by the coding sequence ATGCAAACACTTGATTCCACATTCGCAGCTCTCGCCGACCCCACTCGCAGGGAGATCCTCATGCGCCTTGCGAAAGGCGAGTCGACGGTCATGGAATTGGCGAAACCTTTTCGAATGAGCCAACCTGCCATTTCGCGCCATCTTAGAGTTTTGGAAAAAGCTGGTCTGATTTCAACATCCGTCCGAGCCCAAGAACGACCCCGCCGATTGGAAACGGCACCCCTCAAAGTTGCTATCGATTGGATCGAAAAATACCGCCAGATGTGGGAGAAACGATATCAGGCGTTAGATGGACTATTAGAAGAATTACAAACAATACAAACCAAGGGAGATAAGCAAAATGAAATCAGAAAAAGAAGAAGCTAA
- a CDS encoding SRPBCC domain-containing protein, producing MKSEKEEAKMELRGETEVVFTRYFAAPRELVFDCHTKPDLMRRWLIGPEGMVLDTCEQDLRVGGKYLYLYADANGNKGGVYGTFREVLAPEKFSNTENYVMDMSTFDPNAPEDPNATIESRTFTTEGKQTLMTHVYRFSSAEVRTTMIECGAVDGMSECYLELDKILSTMV from the coding sequence ATGAAATCAGAAAAAGAAGAAGCTAAGATGGAACTTCGAGGTGAGACGGAAGTTGTGTTTACACGCTATTTCGCGGCACCACGTGAATTGGTGTTCGATTGTCACACCAAACCCGATCTGATGCGCCGATGGTTGATTGGTCCCGAAGGTATGGTATTAGATACTTGCGAACAAGATCTTAGGGTTGGTGGCAAATACCTATATCTTTATGCGGATGCAAATGGAAACAAAGGTGGTGTTTATGGAACATTTCGAGAGGTCCTTGCACCTGAAAAATTTTCCAATACCGAGAATTACGTGATGGATATGTCGACTTTCGATCCGAATGCTCCCGAAGACCCGAATGCCACTATCGAATCTCGTACCTTCACAACCGAAGGCAAACAGACTCTAATGACACATGTATATAGATTTTCTTCTGCTGAAGTGCGCACAACGATGATCGAATGTGGTGCGGTTGATGGTATGTCGGAATGTTATTTGGAATTAGATAAAATATTGTCAACGATGGTTTAG
- a CDS encoding DUF4180 domain-containing protein — MNIRKIQKNNIDIAVVDTTEIVFTDGSSALDFFATTQYESGTERFVLKQYQIPESFFDLKTGLAGDVLQKIVNYRMKLAIVGDFSVYSSKSLNDFIYEMNSGKDVFFLNSEEEAINHLSSV; from the coding sequence ATGAACATTCGCAAAATACAAAAAAACAATATTGATATCGCAGTGGTCGATACAACGGAAATCGTTTTCACCGATGGTTCCTCAGCCCTTGACTTCTTTGCAACAACACAATATGAATCAGGAACTGAGCGCTTTGTATTAAAACAATATCAAATCCCCGAAAGTTTCTTCGATTTAAAAACTGGTCTTGCAGGGGATGTATTACAAAAGATTGTGAACTACCGAATGAAACTGGCTATTGTTGGGGATTTTTCTGTTTATTCCAGCAAAAGTCTAAATGATTTTATTTATGAAATGAATTCTGGGAAGGATGTTTTTTTTCTGAATTCGGAAGAGGAAGCAATCAACCATCTAAGTAGCGTTTAG
- a CDS encoding TolC family protein, with product MLLLRNAFAFSFVLALPLYSQSFSLDQILSIAESKADLILSGQAKVEEAENLKQKAGKYKNPNISLDYGRRRASNESGPEYALGLSQDFYYPGKRDLRIKIAEASEKSLLAELEQSKLEYRFSVIKLVYSYLIASEKASHIKDRIKRVSQIESYIEKKVFVSPETKVELYLVQNRLLTLQKHLIVLEKNRSVEWEKLNFFLGLEKEISIRSPWLQKGKPLPKSDLLSAMISKNPVLKQSQSRIQQAKEEVELARLDKYSDIKLQGSIGEDKSGVANRFFDLGVSFAVPSLDTNEDVVKSMQARTVSENYLLNHQIRILTTRLNSSLIEYDSINKSLDKFSISLVSSIEQKLSYADNEFIKGRISLINYLELETQLHETHEAIYDYQMQFVDNITEILFLTNNPDFEGAIDVK from the coding sequence ATGTTATTATTAAGGAATGCGTTTGCGTTCAGCTTCGTCTTGGCGTTGCCGCTATATTCTCAGTCTTTTTCTCTTGATCAGATACTGAGTATTGCCGAATCCAAAGCGGATTTAATCCTCTCTGGACAGGCGAAAGTAGAAGAAGCTGAAAATTTAAAACAAAAAGCGGGAAAATACAAGAACCCGAACATTTCTTTGGATTACGGTAGAAGACGGGCAAGTAATGAATCTGGTCCCGAATACGCATTGGGATTAAGCCAAGACTTCTACTATCCAGGAAAGAGAGACTTACGAATCAAAATTGCCGAAGCAAGTGAAAAGTCACTTTTGGCAGAGTTAGAACAAAGTAAGTTAGAGTATAGGTTCAGTGTGATTAAGTTGGTATACTCTTACTTAATCGCTTCAGAAAAGGCTTCTCACATTAAGGATAGGATCAAGCGAGTCTCTCAAATTGAATCCTATATCGAGAAGAAAGTTTTCGTTTCTCCTGAAACAAAAGTTGAGTTGTATCTTGTGCAAAATCGTTTGTTAACCCTTCAAAAGCACCTGATTGTTCTTGAGAAAAATAGATCGGTAGAATGGGAGAAACTGAATTTTTTCTTAGGTTTGGAAAAGGAAATTTCAATTCGATCTCCTTGGCTTCAGAAAGGAAAACCTCTACCTAAAAGTGATCTTTTGTCAGCAATGATTAGTAAGAATCCTGTATTAAAACAATCTCAGAGTAGAATTCAACAAGCAAAGGAAGAAGTAGAACTTGCAAGATTAGATAAGTATTCGGATATAAAATTGCAAGGTTCGATTGGAGAAGATAAGTCGGGGGTTGCCAATAGATTCTTTGACTTAGGTGTCTCGTTTGCTGTACCTTCGTTGGACACTAACGAGGATGTTGTGAAGAGTATGCAAGCTAGAACCGTATCAGAGAATTATCTTCTCAATCATCAAATAAGAATCTTAACGACCAGGCTAAACTCCAGCTTAATAGAATACGATTCCATTAACAAATCCTTAGATAAATTTTCCATTTCTCTAGTTTCTTCCATAGAACAAAAACTTAGTTATGCGGATAATGAATTTATCAAAGGTCGCATCAGCCTAATTAATTATTTGGAACTTGAAACACAACTTCATGAAACTCATGAAGCTATATACGACTATCAAATGCAGTTTGTGGACAACATTACCGAGATTTTGTTTTTAACTAATAATCCTGATTTTGAAGGAGCCATCGATGTTAAGTAG
- a CDS encoding efflux RND transporter permease subunit, protein MLSRILEYSLKNRSFVIIFSFLLISLGLYSLSRVSLDALPDISNVIVEVNTKSGSLDPELVEKTITFFIETELSGIPGVVDIRSLSKFGLSNVVLTFEDGTDVYRARQIVMERLQNVKDRIPPWAMPELTPITTGLGEILMYSVTAKSGSKLDMLDESEKLTYLRTIQDLSIRNQIRSNVKNIAEVDTIGGYAQEIHIDLIPNKLKAQSISINEIINALDSVGDNFGGGYIEKNDEMIIARSFGSGLKLEELKKIPIRQNGLGNLVRVGDVAVVRVHGMQRLGSATHNGKEIVLGTVMMLMGSNSRETVSELKDFLDKIQLPEDVEINILSERSFLVNATIATIFKNLTEGALLVVLILFLALGNFRASIFVAIIIPLSMLFTAIGMYYFNISANLMSLGAIDFGLLVDAAIVMVENVLAKREELGDSPVSDPITFVLEASREILAPVTSGIIIVATVYVPILTLDGVEGKMFRPMAEAVLLALGGSYLITLLVIPTLCLFIVKGYIQKSKKNGRFDKIKNLYVPILLFGFKQRRFALLTAVSLFCVSCLIFFRLGGDFIPQLKEGDMMITVVRDSNISLSKSTEMQKKMETFLRGFKEVEYVFSRTGTTEVANDPMGIYMSDTFVILKKDSIDSLIREKNWNEFIERLRVRLNDEFPEDEISIGQPVEARFNELLEGSRADITFRILGNDLETLILLQNAAEENLKSIDGVGDVELDPILALRHGKVLDFKPDYDRILRYGITIQDFNNTYNAYLSGRSVGNYYENDKKFPIVVKLAEEYRESLSDLSQLPIGTLDLGAVSMREVSNFTLEKKVMTISRSNGRRYAAISINLENRDMESFVKEAKEKINSNLSIPNNYQVFWGGQFKNLEKAKSKLAIVVPVTLFAIFFLLLKSLNSYKQAILVYLSIPFATTGGIFALYLRGMNFSISAAIGFIALSGIAILNGVVKIHNINQLRKSGMSLKEAVQEAAVSRLRPVLMTALVASLGFIPMAIGEGLGAEVQMPLATVVIGGLVSSTLLTLFLLPVFYEWLEED, encoded by the coding sequence ATGTTAAGTAGAATATTAGAGTATTCGCTCAAGAATAGAAGTTTTGTAATCATTTTCTCGTTTCTGTTGATCTCTTTAGGATTGTATTCTCTGTCCAGGGTTTCTCTTGATGCATTACCAGACATTTCTAATGTAATCGTCGAAGTGAATACAAAATCAGGTTCTTTAGATCCAGAACTGGTAGAGAAAACAATAACTTTCTTTATCGAAACGGAGTTATCGGGAATTCCAGGTGTGGTAGATATTAGGTCATTGTCCAAGTTCGGATTGTCTAATGTGGTTTTGACTTTTGAAGATGGCACTGATGTTTATCGTGCTAGGCAAATCGTAATGGAACGACTTCAGAATGTAAAAGATAGAATCCCACCTTGGGCTATGCCTGAATTAACGCCTATTACTACAGGGCTTGGCGAGATATTGATGTATTCTGTTACTGCAAAATCTGGCTCTAAGTTAGATATGTTAGATGAATCAGAAAAACTGACGTATCTGCGAACGATACAGGATTTAAGTATAAGAAATCAAATCAGATCTAATGTGAAAAATATTGCTGAAGTGGATACGATAGGAGGATATGCACAAGAAATACATATTGACTTAATTCCAAATAAGTTAAAAGCACAAAGCATTAGTATTAATGAGATCATTAATGCTCTTGATTCCGTTGGAGATAACTTTGGCGGAGGTTATATAGAGAAAAACGATGAAATGATCATTGCAAGATCTTTCGGAAGTGGATTGAAATTGGAAGAATTGAAAAAAATTCCAATCCGTCAGAATGGTTTAGGTAATTTAGTTCGAGTAGGTGATGTCGCCGTCGTAAGAGTTCATGGAATGCAGAGGTTAGGATCAGCAACGCATAACGGAAAAGAAATCGTTCTTGGGACAGTGATGATGTTGATGGGATCGAATAGCAGGGAAACTGTAAGTGAATTGAAAGACTTCTTGGACAAGATCCAATTGCCCGAAGATGTAGAGATCAACATATTAAGCGAAAGAAGTTTTCTTGTGAATGCTACGATTGCAACGATATTTAAAAATTTAACGGAAGGTGCACTACTTGTTGTATTGATTCTTTTTCTGGCTCTGGGAAATTTCAGGGCATCCATTTTTGTAGCAATCATCATTCCTCTTTCTATGTTGTTCACCGCAATAGGGATGTATTATTTTAACATATCTGCAAATTTAATGAGCCTAGGTGCAATTGATTTTGGGTTACTCGTTGATGCCGCGATCGTTATGGTCGAGAACGTGCTTGCGAAGAGAGAAGAGTTAGGTGATAGTCCCGTTTCTGATCCAATAACATTTGTATTGGAAGCTTCTCGGGAAATTTTGGCACCTGTCACGTCCGGTATCATTATAGTCGCAACTGTGTATGTCCCGATTCTAACTTTGGATGGAGTGGAAGGGAAGATGTTTCGTCCTATGGCAGAGGCAGTATTGTTAGCACTTGGCGGTAGTTATTTAATCACATTACTCGTTATTCCAACGTTATGTTTGTTCATAGTAAAGGGATATATCCAAAAATCTAAAAAGAACGGCAGGTTCGATAAAATTAAGAATTTATATGTTCCTATCCTACTTTTCGGATTTAAACAGAGGCGATTTGCTTTATTAACTGCAGTTTCTTTGTTCTGTGTTTCTTGCTTAATATTCTTTAGATTAGGTGGCGATTTTATTCCTCAATTGAAAGAGGGAGATATGATGATTACTGTTGTTCGGGATAGTAATATCAGTTTATCCAAATCCACCGAAATGCAGAAGAAAATGGAGACTTTTTTGCGTGGATTTAAAGAAGTTGAGTATGTGTTTTCAAGAACTGGGACTACCGAAGTTGCTAATGATCCAATGGGAATTTATATGTCGGATACTTTTGTTATCCTTAAAAAGGACTCAATCGATTCTTTGATTCGAGAAAAGAACTGGAATGAATTTATAGAAAGGTTAAGGGTTCGCTTAAATGATGAATTTCCTGAGGATGAAATATCCATTGGACAACCTGTAGAAGCAAGATTCAACGAGTTATTGGAAGGTAGTCGTGCTGATATTACTTTTCGTATTTTAGGAAACGATTTAGAGACATTAATTTTACTTCAAAACGCTGCTGAAGAGAATTTGAAATCAATCGATGGAGTAGGTGATGTTGAACTTGATCCTATCTTAGCACTAAGGCATGGCAAAGTTTTGGATTTTAAACCTGATTATGATCGTATCCTTCGGTATGGTATCACCATTCAAGATTTCAACAATACATATAATGCATACCTAAGTGGTAGAAGTGTTGGCAACTACTATGAAAACGATAAAAAATTTCCTATTGTTGTGAAGCTTGCGGAAGAATATCGTGAGTCTCTTTCCGATTTAAGCCAATTGCCGATAGGAACGCTGGATTTGGGTGCTGTTTCTATGCGTGAGGTTTCTAATTTTACTTTGGAAAAAAAAGTAATGACTATTTCTCGGAGTAACGGTAGGCGTTATGCTGCGATTTCTATTAATTTGGAAAACCGTGATATGGAGAGTTTTGTTAAAGAAGCAAAGGAGAAAATTAATTCAAACCTTAGTATTCCAAATAATTATCAGGTTTTTTGGGGAGGGCAATTTAAAAACTTAGAGAAGGCAAAGTCAAAACTTGCGATCGTTGTTCCCGTTACTTTGTTCGCTATATTTTTTCTTTTACTCAAAAGTTTAAATAGTTATAAACAAGCGATTTTGGTTTATTTAAGTATACCCTTTGCAACGACAGGAGGTATCTTCGCTCTTTATTTAAGAGGAATGAACTTTAGCATTTCAGCAGCCATTGGATTTATCGCCTTATCTGGCATTGCCATACTCAATGGAGTTGTAAAAATACATAATATAAATCAGTTACGTAAGAGCGGAATGTCTCTTAAAGAAGCTGTCCAAGAAGCTGCTGTATCCAGACTAAGACCTGTATTAATGACAGCCTTGGTTGCATCTTTAGGATTTATTCCTATGGCAATCGGTGAAGGATTAGGTGCGGAAGTGCAAATGCCGTTGGCAACTGTAGTCATAGGTGGGCTTGTTTCCTCCACCTTGTTAACGTTATTCCTACTTCCCGTGTTTTACGAATGGCTTGAGGAAGATTAA